In Pseudemcibacter aquimaris, the sequence TGAAGTGCGGTTAATTTATCTTGAATTTCAAGTGCACGAACATAATCGCCATTTAGTGTGGCATCTTGAAATTCAGCAACTAACTTCGGTGCAATATTTGCCGTAACAGATATACATCCACGACCACCATGTGCATTAAAGGCAAGGGCGGTTTGATCTTCACCAGAAAGCTGAATGAAATCTTTACCCGATGACATGCGCTGTAAAGGTACGCGTGCAAGGTTTCCTGTTGCATCTTTAATACCGACAATATTTTCAAGTTCGTTATAACATCTTGTGATGGTTTCAACGGTCATATCAACAACGCTTCTACCCGGGATGTTATAGATGAAAATTGGAATATCTGTTGCATCACAAATTGCCTTGAAATGCTGAAACATTCCTTCCTGTGATGGTTTGTTATAATAAGGTGTAACCACAAGTGCTGCGTCGGCGCCTGCTTTTTCAGCGGCCTTGGTAAGTCCAATTGCTTCATTGGTGGAATTGGAACCAGTGCCTGCAATAACCGGCACGCGTCCGGCTGCTTCGTCAACACATACTTCGATCACGCGTTCATGTTCCGGATGATCCATAGTCGGGGACTCTCCTGTCGTGCCACAAGGCACGAGCCCCTTCGATCCCTGTTCAATATGCCATGAGATCATCTTTCGAAACGTACTTTCGGCAAAAAGTCCATTTTCAAAAGGTGTGATCAGGGCAGGTATTGAACCAGCGAACATTATTTTTCTCCAGATAATAAAAAAGTTTAAATTGTAAATGAAATGCCTAAGGTACTAACTAAAAATTAGGCAGAACGTGAATTACCCATGAATTACAGCCAAAATAAGGCAATTACAACACTTATTAATTTCAATTTGTATTCTTAAGAATAATAGATCATAACTGTTTCATTGAATTGTTGGAGATATGAATAATGTCACGCGTAAAAATCGGAATTATAGGCTGTATGGGACGAATGGGAAAGGCGTTAACGGCGGCTGTGCTTGATAGTGAAAAAGCTTTTCTCGTTGGTGCAACTGTAAGGGCAGGACATAACGCTGTTGGTTCTAATTTAAAACACCCTGAAACAGGTGCAGTTACCAATATTAAGATCACTGAAGATGTAAAAGAAGTGATTGAAAAATCAGATGTAATTCTTGATTTTACATCACCAGAGATGACGTTGGAAGTCGCTGAAATGGCGGCTAAATCAAATGCTTCCCTAGTAATTGGTACGACGGGCCTTTCAAAGGATGATGAAAATTTATTGCAAGATATTTCCAGTAAAATTGCCATTGTTTATAGTTCAAATTATTCAGCGGGTGTAAATCTTATGATGCATTTGACGAAATTGGCTGCATCAACACTTGATGAAAATTTTGATATTGAAATTGTTGAAATGCATCACCGTCATAAAGTTGATGCACCATCCGGCACTGCATTATCCATTGGCCATGCCGCGGCTGAGGGTAGGGGAAAGAAACTTGATGATGTTATGGACGCTGGTCGTAACGGTATCACAAGCGAACGTAAAAAAGGTGATATCGGATTTGCCGTTTTACGTGGCGGTAATGTTGCAGGCGAGCATACAGTTAGTTTTAACGCCGATGATGAAAGAATTGAAATTACGCATAAAGCAGGGGACAGAGCAATTTTTGCCAGAGGGGCGGTAAAAGCCGCGCTTTGGTTAACGAATAAAGACGTGGGGCTTTATGACATGTGTGATGTGCTTGGGTTAAAGGCATAAAAAAAGCCCCGCCGGAGTATTAATGGCGAGGCTTCTTTACTATGTACTATGTACTGACTAGCTTATTGAAGGGCCCATGCTAGTGGAACAGACATTGTAAGCTGTGCATCTGATGCTGCAGATGGTGGAGTTGGAAGTGATACACGCTTAAGGATCTTGCCAACTTCACGGTCTAGAACGTCGTGACCTGATGAAGATACGATGTTGTGAGCAACAATGTTACCGTCACGGTCAAGTTTAATTTCTACTGTTAGCTTGCCTTCTAATTCTTTACGAAGAGCAGCACGTGGGTATGTTTGCTTCTTAGCGATTTCTTGTGTTACTTGCTTCTGCCAGCCGCTAACGTCCGCTGCGTTTGCTGTGCCTGAGAAACCTGCTACTGCGATGAATGCTGCTACTAATACTGATACAATTGACTTAATACTCATGTTAAATTCTCCAAAATTTACTCTTAACTTACGTGTTTAAAATCTATCACCCAACCGGGTTTGTTTCGATGAATAGGTTTTTACGTGGCAATAGTAACCAAAAAGTTAATGATAAAATTTTACCTTTTTATTTTTTGCTAAATTCGTGGAAATTGATTAGTTTATTGTTATCTAAAATAGAAAATATTTTCAATTTTTGTTTTTAAAATAGAATTTAATTATACAAATGTTATGTTGTTACATTGTTTGTTGTAATAATATTACGTATTCGCGAAAAATGTAAAAAAATGCAATAAAAATGCAATAAAAATGAAAAAAAACCCCGCAACCTATTGCGGGGCTTAAATTGGTTAACGGTTGTTAACTATTTCAGTGAATTTTATAGTGCGTCAATCGCTGCTTTCATTGCATTTAATGCATTATGAAGCTTGCGGTGAGTGGTCCCAAGATTCATTCTCATATACCCTTCACCGTTCTTGCCGTAGTTCTCACCAGGGTTCAAATTGACGCCCGCTTTTTCAATAAAGAATTTCTGTAGCATGTCGCCAACGCGTTTACCGTCTTCTGGATTGCCGAGCTTTTTGGCTATTGCAGAACATTCGATAAAGGCAAGGTATGTACCTTCATGAACCTTATATTTAATGTCAGGAATGTTCTCTGATAGATATTTCTCAAGGAAATGACAGTTTGCATCCATATATGACTGCATATCATCCATATATGTTGCGCCGTGCTTGTATGCTGCATTACAGGCGATCATGCCTAACGCGTTTAATGAACCGCGTTGATGGCCGTTCTTTTTAAGCGTGTCAATATATTCCTGATTGTCAGAGAACATATAACCGACGCGTTGAGCCGCAAGGTTGAATGATTTACTTGTTGATTTAAGCGTAAAGCTGTTTTGTGCATATTTTTCACCAAGTGATGCATATGGCACATACTTCGCATGTTTGTTTACAAAGTCACAGTGGATTTCATCAGCAACAACGAGAACACCTTTATCAAGACACAGATCACCCATTGCACGCATTTCATCCGCTGTCCAGCAGTTACCAGTTGGATTTTGCGGGTTACAGAACAACATTACTTTAACGCCATGTTCGTCAATTTGCGCAGCCATTGCATCGAGATCCATTTCCCAACGGCCATCATTAAGCACAAGCGGGTTTTCAATGGTTTGGAACTGTGCGTTTCTAATCACGCTAAAGAAACCTGAATAACCCGGTGTATGAATAATCACAGGGGCACCAGTTGGGTTATATGATTTTAGAATGGACAGCACGCCATCAAGTACGCCAAGACAGTTAAGAATACTGCCCGGCTTTACGTCTTGATTATAACGTTTTTTATTCCAGTCAATAATGTTTTCATAATAATCGGCTGGCGCTGGCTGATAACCCCAGTTTTGATGCGCCATACGTTTCATCAGTGCTTCTGTAATATGTGGTAGTGTTCTGAAGTCCATATCAGCAACACCCATCGGGTAGGGCACGTCAAACGGGCGTGCACGGCGACGGATTCCGTCCCATTTGCTGTCACCGGAACCGATACGGTTGAATTCTTCGTTAAGGTCATATGCCATTGACATTGAAGAATGGCCCATGCCTTTCGCATTTGCAGATGTTGAAATTGCTGTTCCCGATGCAAGTGCGCTGCCGAATAATGCAGTGGCACCAGCCCCCTTCATAAAGAAACGACGATTTAGTTTTGAAGTTTCAGTCATGTTGTTTGCTCCCATTATTTTAATATATTGATTAATGAATGGTGTGAGATTGCTATAACATTCGCGGGCTGTCAATGTTTGCATAAAAAAATGCGGTTAAATCAATAATGATCTAACCGCATAAAGTTGGGACATGAAGTTTGAAATTATTATAAAGTCTTTACCGCTGCTTCTAGGTTCTCTAAAGCCTTTTGAAGTTGTGCGCGGTTGGTCGCGAGGTTCATACGCATGTATCCTTCGCCACCTTTACCGTAATTGGCACCAGGGTTAATATCGATACGGGCATTATCAAGAACCCATTCTTTCATATAACGACCCGGAGGATATGTTTTAATGTGCTCAACGCCGAAGAAGTCCGTTTCCGTTACATTGTTTTCTGTATTATATGCTGTCAATTCAGCGGCCTTCGTTGTTGCATCAAGTTTTGTTGCAAGTTCACGACAATCAAGAAACGCCAGATAAGTACCCTCATGGGCTTGATAATTGACCATAGGAATGCGTTCTGTGATGAATTTTTCAGCGAACTTCATATTTTCGGTCAAATAAGCATTTTGTTCGTCAATATAATCATCGCCGTGTTTTAACGCTTCGTTTGAGGCAATCATACCCATAATATTAAGTAACAGACGTTGATGACCACCTTTAAGCACTTTGTCTATATATTCACGGTTATGCGAGAACATATAACCAGTTCGGTGCGCCGCAAGGTTAAATGACTTACTGGTTGATTTTAAACTGATGCTGTTTTGTGCATATTCTTCACCAAGGTCGGCATATGGAACATATTTATTGTCCCCCATCACGAAATCACAGTGAATTTCATCGGCGATCACAAGGCATCCATATTGATTACAAAGATCGCCCATGCGTTTTAACTCATCTGCGGTCCAGCAATTCCCCGTCGGGTTTTGCGGGTTACACAGGATGAATAACTTAATGCCGCTGGCAAGCTTTGTTTCGAAATCTTCCCAATTAATTTCCCAGCGACCGTTATCTGTTTTGGTCATTTCGCTTTCGGCTTCATGCATGTTTGCCTGATGAATAGTGGTAAAGAAACTGGAATAGTTTGGCGTGACAAGTAATACTTCATCACCTTCTTTCCCGAATGACATTAGGATGGAAAGAACACCATCAAGAACACCAACACAGTTCAGAATATTTCCTTGTGGGACATCGGCGTTATAGCGACGTTTGTTCCATGCTACGATGTTTGATGGGTAATCAAGTGGCGGTAATTCATAACCCCAGTTTTCTGTTTCAAGACGTTTTTTAAGGGCGCTTGTGACTTGTGGTAATGTTCTGAAATCCATGTCGGCTATGCCCATGCCAACATCAAGTTGCTTGCCCGGGTTTAACATTTTTATCATGTCGAATTTGACACTGTTGGTATTGTTGCGGTCATATCCGGCGTCGAAATTAACCTGATTGTCCATGGAAAGTGCCGCACCATCAGTGGTGCTGTTATTATTATTTTGTGGTTCCTGCGAACATGCGGTGAGTGCTGTTGTTCCGACTGCGCTGCCTAATAATGCAGCGGTGCCGGTCCCCTTCATAAACATACGTCTACTAAATTTCATAAATATAATCCTTACTTTTCCCTATCAATATTTTGTGATCATGTTTTTAGCAACTAATGTTATTGGTGTCAACATGATGTAATTGCTGTCAACATGACAAAAAAATGACACTGAAAATAAATAAGGTGACTTTTTCCTATGAAGCGTGAAAAATGAATACTATAAAATAAATAAGAATGATTCACAGAAGGCCGTTTTTGAATGGATAATAGTATGTCACATAATGATAAAAGCGAAAGCGGCGAAAATAACAAATCACAACGGCGGCGAGGGAACAGACGCCTCAACAATAAAAAAAACAACCGCAATAAACAGAATTCCCAACAAAAACAGCATGTATATGGCGTTGTTGATCTGGGGACCAACAACTGTCGTTTGCTTGTTGCTGTGCCGCAGCATGGTGGTTTTCGTGTGATTGATAGCTTTTCCCGTATCGTCAGACTGGGGGAAGGATTAAAAGAAGAGAAAAGAATTTCTGATCATGCGACGGAAAGAACCGTTTCCGCGCTAAAGGTTTGTATGGATAAAATGCGCCGCCGTGGGGTAACGCGCATGTGGAATGTGGCAACACAAGCATGTCGTGAGGCAGAAAACGGTGATCATTTTGTAAAAACCATCGAAGAAAAAGTAAAAATCAAACTTGATATCATTGATCCGCAGGAAGAAGCCCGCCTTGCGGTAATGGGTTGTAAGGCTTTACTTGATACGGATTATAACCGCGGTATCGTTTTTGATATTGGTGGCGGTAGTACGGAAATCATCTGGATCGAATTTAATGAAAAGAGAGTGCCGCAGATTATTGACTGGATTTCAATCCCGCTTGGTGTTGTAAATCTGTCCGAAGAGTACGGCACGGAAAAAGTATTGCCCGCCGAACATTATGAAGAAATGAAAGAACGTGTGAAAGAACATATTGAACCGTTCGAAAAGAAACACAATGTCAGTGAACATATTAATAGCAATAAAGTGCAATTGATGGGTACCAGCGGTACAGTTACCACATTAACCAGTATGCATTTAAATCAGGCTGTTTATGACCGCAACGAGGTCGACGGGGCATGGATGAAAAGCAAGGACCTTGTTGGGCTTTGTAATGATCTGGCGAAACTTGATTATAAAGAAAGACTGGCACTTAATAATATTGGTAATGACCGTGCGGAACTGGTTGTTGCAGGATGTGCTATATTTGATGCGATTATTGATGTCTGGCCGATTGAAGATTGCCGTGTCGCCGACCGTGGTATTCGCGAAGGAATGCTCCATCATTTAATGGACGAACAGCGCCGCATTAATAAAGCCAATCGCAGAAGACGTTCCAGAAAACGTTATTATTTAAAGCGTAAGAATAAAGATAAAAAGGAGCAGGTTTCAGATGATTAAAAAACCAAAGCTCAGTAAAACAGGTAAAGTAAGACGCCTTGACCCGCGCGGCATTGTCCGCGGTGAAAAAGAGCGTGTAAAAACCGCAAGATACAGAAAATCCGGTTCAACAAGATGGCTTCACCGTCAATTAAATGACCCATATGTGGCTGCAGCCAAGCGTGACGGATACCGAAGCCGTGCGGCATATAAATTAATCGAACTGGATGAACGTTTTAAATTTTTACATGGTGTTCATACGGTGGTGGATCTGGGTGCTGCGCCCGGTGGTTGGACGCAGGTCGCGCGTCAACAATGCGCCGGTGATGTTACAATCATTGGTATTGATTTGCTTGAGGTTGACCCAATCCCATGCGCTACATTTTTACAGATGGATTTTACCACTGATGAGGCCGAAGCCGAACTGCTTGATTTAATCGATAACCCTATTGATTTGGTGATGTCCGATATGGCCGCGGCAACCACGGGGCATCAAAACACCGACTATATCCGCACACAGGGCCTTGTCGAAATCGCATTTGATTTCGCGAAAAAAGTGCTCGCGAAAAATGGCACATTCGTCGCCAAGGTTTTCCGCGGTGGCGCAGATAATGATTTACTCGAAGAAATCAAAAAACACTTCAAAACCGTCCGCCACTTTAAGCCACCAGCCAGCCGGAGCGAGAGTAAAGAGACTTATCTGGTCGCTCAAGGGTTTAAGGGGTAGGTGTGTTTTTTATCTCGTCATACTCGGACTTGTTCCGAGTATCTTATTGGTTGCATCAATAAATACCATTAAGGAGATTCTCGGAACAAGTCCGAGAATGACATTTCAGGGAGTGGTGTTAAAATTTCAGCCTTTCGGCACCGTAAGTGTAAAGGTCGTGCCATTGCCGGGTGTGCTGCTTACAGTAATGGTGCCGCCGTGTAGTTCAACGAGTTTCTTTGTGATAGCAAGGCCCAGTCCAATGCCGCCGATGTAACGTGTTGATGTGCTGTCAACTTGTGTGAACCAGTTGAAAATGTGCCCTTTGGCATCAAGGTCAATACCGCATCCGGTATCAGATATGGATATTTCAATAAACGGTCCGACCTCTTTTGTGCTGATGTCGATAATGCCTTGTTCTGTAAATTTAATGGCATTGCTTAAGAGTTTATCAAAAATTTCCAACAATTTTTCTTCGTCGGCGTAAACGTCGCTGTCAACAAAATTGCTGGTTAGGGTTAAACCCTTGTCATTTAATTTATATGAATGATGTCTGATTGCGTTTTGTGCCACTTGTTTTAAACTGATATTGCTGGGCGATATGGTCATCATGCCCGCTTCTAATCTTGAGAAATCAAGTAGGTCTCCAATTAATGTCAAAAGTCGCTTGCCAGAATTATCCATTTTACCGACATATTTTTTAAGTTCTGAAAAACAATTTTCCACAAGTCTGGAAATGTAATCCATATCACCGGATTTTTGTTCTAATGCCTCAAGTAATTTTTTTGTTGAGGGTAGGCGTTCCGGATGAGCAAGAATTGGCGAATAACCGAGTATTATTGTTAACGGAGTTCTTAATTCGTGGCTCATCATGTTCAGAAATTCTGATTTCGTACGGTTTGCGAGTTCTGCTTGCCTATAAATCCTGTTTAAATCGAATAACAATGCCACTAATATCACAAGATAACTTGCCATTTTTAAAAGGTGGGAAATCGATGAGATTGCATCAAAAGTTTCCGCTGAAAACGGGATATAAAAACATTGGACAGCAAAATTAATAATCAATGAAATGGCCAGGCAAAATTCAATGGTGTTATTGTCCCATTCGTGTCTGTATAAAAATCCGAATAACGCCCCACCAAAAAGAAAAGCGGGTATTAATTCAAGTGGCCGTGCAAAACCAAGTAGGCTGTATAATTCCGGCACAATTGGCGTATATGCAAAGAATAAAAATACTAAAACGGTCGAAAAAATAGCAATCGTTAAATATAATTTTTCCTTTAAGGGTGTGTCCTTATATGATTTGTTTAAAAGAAAAATCATGCTGATGAATAGTGTGATGGATAAATACATCCGCGGTGCAAGCCAGCTCCAGGGAAAGCGGAAAATAATGCTATCCGGTGCGGATTGGGTTAGCGCGAAATGGGCAATAAGTCCGTGAAATGCATCAAGAAATGCGGTGCCGATAAAACCGGCACCAATGAAAAAGATCAAATTTTCTTTTCTGGAATAATATCTGACCATCGCCATAAGCCCGACGAATAATGCAAGAAGTGTCGATATAACTTCGACAAGTGAATGTGATGTTAAGCTGCCCTTCCATTGAAGGGAAGGTGTGATGATCGCCCCAATCAATAAAAGTATAAATACGGAAAATAATATTATTGCCCGTTCATTGGTTTTTTTATTGTTTTCATTTTCCAATTGGTGTTCTCACCCTTTCAATGTTTTAAATATATATTTAAAATACATGATAGTAAATAAATAAAGGCCCGGAATTACTTAAATAGTAACCCGGGCCGTAAGTTTGTATGTCTGTTAGGGGGAACGAGGGGGGAGGAAATCAGACATACTATGGAATTTTAGAATGAAAAATTATAGCGTTTTGGCGTCTCGATCGAATATGAAACTCTGCCCATTCTTCTGGAACGTCTTCTTGATCTTTGACGACGATTGATGCTTTTTCTTTTCAGTAACACCATCATTGCTGCCTTTGTACGACGCTTAATTTTGCATGACATCGATCATCTGTGTGATACGGCGAAACTTGCCAGTAAATCTCTTGGTGGGATCATCCACCTTGGTGTTCCGCCATCATTTGGACCGTATTTATTACCGTTTATTATTCCAAGGCTGCATAAGGACTTCCCGGATTTAAAATTACATATTACCGAAGCTCCACCAAGGGAACTTGAAATCGGCCTTGATCAGGGGAAATATGATTTACTGTTATCATCGACACCAGCATTGATGGCAGAACTGAATTGCATGACCTTGATAGAAGAGCCGCTGATGGTTGGGCTTTCCCCGGAAAATAAACTTGCTGAAAAAGATACGCTG encodes:
- the dapA gene encoding 4-hydroxy-tetrahydrodipicolinate synthase, which codes for MFAGSIPALITPFENGLFAESTFRKMISWHIEQGSKGLVPCGTTGESPTMDHPEHERVIEVCVDEAAGRVPVIAGTGSNSTNEAIGLTKAAEKAGADAALVVTPYYNKPSQEGMFQHFKAICDATDIPIFIYNIPGRSVVDMTVETITRCYNELENIVGIKDATGNLARVPLQRMSSGKDFIQLSGEDQTALAFNAHGGRGCISVTANIAPKLVAEFQDATLNGDYVRALEIQDKLTALHDVMFIEPSPGPVKYAAKLLGLCSDEMRLPLTPITKETEIKVKEAMATAGLLS
- the dapB gene encoding 4-hydroxy-tetrahydrodipicolinate reductase, with translation MSRVKIGIIGCMGRMGKALTAAVLDSEKAFLVGATVRAGHNAVGSNLKHPETGAVTNIKITEDVKEVIEKSDVILDFTSPEMTLEVAEMAAKSNASLVIGTTGLSKDDENLLQDISSKIAIVYSSNYSAGVNLMMHLTKLAASTLDENFDIEIVEMHHRHKVDAPSGTALSIGHAAAEGRGKKLDDVMDAGRNGITSERKKGDIGFAVLRGGNVAGEHTVSFNADDERIEITHKAGDRAIFARGAVKAALWLTNKDVGLYDMCDVLGLKA
- a CDS encoding energy transducer TonB, yielding MSIKSIVSVLVAAFIAVAGFSGTANAADVSGWQKQVTQEIAKKQTYPRAALRKELEGKLTVEIKLDRDGNIVAHNIVSSSGHDVLDREVGKILKRVSLPTPPSAASDAQLTMSVPLAWALQ
- a CDS encoding MalY/PatB family protein gives rise to the protein MTETSKLNRRFFMKGAGATALFGSALASGTAISTSANAKGMGHSSMSMAYDLNEEFNRIGSGDSKWDGIRRRARPFDVPYPMGVADMDFRTLPHITEALMKRMAHQNWGYQPAPADYYENIIDWNKKRYNQDVKPGSILNCLGVLDGVLSILKSYNPTGAPVIIHTPGYSGFFSVIRNAQFQTIENPLVLNDGRWEMDLDAMAAQIDEHGVKVMLFCNPQNPTGNCWTADEMRAMGDLCLDKGVLVVADEIHCDFVNKHAKYVPYASLGEKYAQNSFTLKSTSKSFNLAAQRVGYMFSDNQEYIDTLKKNGHQRGSLNALGMIACNAAYKHGATYMDDMQSYMDANCHFLEKYLSENIPDIKYKVHEGTYLAFIECSAIAKKLGNPEDGKRVGDMLQKFFIEKAGVNLNPGENYGKNGEGYMRMNLGTTHRKLHNALNAMKAAIDAL
- a CDS encoding MalY/PatB family protein, with product MKFSRRMFMKGTGTAALLGSAVGTTALTACSQEPQNNNNSTTDGAALSMDNQVNFDAGYDRNNTNSVKFDMIKMLNPGKQLDVGMGIADMDFRTLPQVTSALKKRLETENWGYELPPLDYPSNIVAWNKRRYNADVPQGNILNCVGVLDGVLSILMSFGKEGDEVLLVTPNYSSFFTTIHQANMHEAESEMTKTDNGRWEINWEDFETKLASGIKLFILCNPQNPTGNCWTADELKRMGDLCNQYGCLVIADEIHCDFVMGDNKYVPYADLGEEYAQNSISLKSTSKSFNLAAHRTGYMFSHNREYIDKVLKGGHQRLLLNIMGMIASNEALKHGDDYIDEQNAYLTENMKFAEKFITERIPMVNYQAHEGTYLAFLDCRELATKLDATTKAAELTAYNTENNVTETDFFGVEHIKTYPPGRYMKEWVLDNARIDINPGANYGKGGEGYMRMNLATNRAQLQKALENLEAAVKTL
- a CDS encoding Ppx/GppA phosphatase family protein, giving the protein MSHNDKSESGENNKSQRRRGNRRLNNKKNNRNKQNSQQKQHVYGVVDLGTNNCRLLVAVPQHGGFRVIDSFSRIVRLGEGLKEEKRISDHATERTVSALKVCMDKMRRRGVTRMWNVATQACREAENGDHFVKTIEEKVKIKLDIIDPQEEARLAVMGCKALLDTDYNRGIVFDIGGGSTEIIWIEFNEKRVPQIIDWISIPLGVVNLSEEYGTEKVLPAEHYEEMKERVKEHIEPFEKKHNVSEHINSNKVQLMGTSGTVTTLTSMHLNQAVYDRNEVDGAWMKSKDLVGLCNDLAKLDYKERLALNNIGNDRAELVVAGCAIFDAIIDVWPIEDCRVADRGIREGMLHHLMDEQRRINKANRRRRSRKRYYLKRKNKDKKEQVSDD
- a CDS encoding RlmE family RNA methyltransferase → MIKKPKLSKTGKVRRLDPRGIVRGEKERVKTARYRKSGSTRWLHRQLNDPYVAAAKRDGYRSRAAYKLIELDERFKFLHGVHTVVDLGAAPGGWTQVARQQCAGDVTIIGIDLLEVDPIPCATFLQMDFTTDEAEAELLDLIDNPIDLVMSDMAAATTGHQNTDYIRTQGLVEIAFDFAKKVLAKNGTFVAKVFRGGADNDLLEEIKKHFKTVRHFKPPASRSESKETYLVAQGFKG
- a CDS encoding ATP-binding protein — translated: MENENNKKTNERAIILFSVFILLLIGAIITPSLQWKGSLTSHSLVEVISTLLALFVGLMAMVRYYSRKENLIFFIGAGFIGTAFLDAFHGLIAHFALTQSAPDSIIFRFPWSWLAPRMYLSITLFISMIFLLNKSYKDTPLKEKLYLTIAIFSTVLVFLFFAYTPIVPELYSLLGFARPLELIPAFLFGGALFGFLYRHEWDNNTIEFCLAISLIINFAVQCFYIPFSAETFDAISSISHLLKMASYLVILVALLFDLNRIYRQAELANRTKSEFLNMMSHELRTPLTIILGYSPILAHPERLPSTKKLLEALEQKSGDMDYISRLVENCFSELKKYVGKMDNSGKRLLTLIGDLLDFSRLEAGMMTISPSNISLKQVAQNAIRHHSYKLNDKGLTLTSNFVDSDVYADEEKLLEIFDKLLSNAIKFTEQGIIDISTKEVGPFIEISISDTGCGIDLDAKGHIFNWFTQVDSTSTRYIGGIGLGLAITKKLVELHGGTITVSSTPGNGTTFTLTVPKG
- a CDS encoding LysR substrate-binding domain-containing protein, yielding MLFLFSNTIIAAFVRRLILHDIDHLCDTAKLASKSLGGIIHLGVPPSFGPYLLPFIIPRLHKDFPDLKLHITEAPPRELEIGLDQGKYDLLLSSTPALMAELNCMTLIEEPLMVGLSPENKLAEKDTLVGEDLSGQKVMTLGVGHQLYEQAQSISTQYGCQIMSEYEGTSLDALKHMVVMNMGISFFPALYAISDIEKDDDIIALPFKGGTIKRSLGLIWRRTSPRIKDFHVIADIIKSAVKERFDDVVIVK